A window of Phyllobacterium sp. T1293 contains these coding sequences:
- the argJ gene encoding bifunctional glutamate N-acetyltransferase/amino-acid acetyltransferase ArgJ, with protein MSTSVSPLAPKHVPAMPEIHGARIATAEAGIKYKGRTDVVMIVFDKPVAVAGVFTRSKCPSAAVDFCRDSLTGGKARAVVVNSGNANAFTGKKGRESTKLTAAAAAKAVGCKPSEIFLASTGVIGEPLDAGKFSHLLADMAKSATAERWQDAASAIMTTDTFPKVATETVMLGSVPVTINGIAKGAGMIAPDMATMLSFVATDAPIASDILQKLLSKSVGKSFNSVTVDSDTSTSDTLLLFATGSAAERGAAPVTKEKDKRLKAFSKALDRVLKNLALQVVRDGEGARKMLEITVTGATSSRSAKRIALSIANSPLVKTAAAGEDANWGRIVMAVGKAGEPADRDRLAIWFGDIRVARHGERDPDYSEAATSDYMKNEDIAVKVDIGLGKGKATVWTCDLTKEYVAINGDYRS; from the coding sequence ATGTCCACGTCTGTCTCTCCCCTTGCTCCCAAACATGTACCGGCCATGCCGGAAATCCACGGTGCGCGGATCGCAACCGCTGAAGCCGGTATCAAATACAAGGGTCGCACAGACGTTGTTATGATCGTATTCGATAAGCCGGTGGCTGTCGCAGGCGTGTTTACCCGTTCGAAATGCCCATCAGCGGCGGTGGATTTTTGCCGGGACAGTTTGACCGGCGGCAAAGCCCGCGCGGTGGTCGTCAATTCAGGCAATGCCAATGCCTTTACCGGCAAGAAGGGACGCGAGTCGACCAAGCTGACAGCGGCTGCCGCTGCCAAAGCAGTTGGTTGCAAGCCGAGTGAAATCTTTCTTGCCTCGACAGGTGTCATTGGCGAGCCGCTGGATGCGGGCAAGTTCAGCCATCTGCTCGCAGATATGGCCAAGAGCGCCACAGCGGAACGCTGGCAGGATGCAGCCAGCGCCATCATGACAACCGATACGTTCCCTAAGGTTGCAACAGAAACCGTCATGCTTGGCAGCGTGCCTGTCACCATCAATGGCATCGCCAAGGGTGCGGGCATGATCGCGCCAGATATGGCGACGATGCTGTCCTTTGTGGCGACCGATGCGCCAATTGCCTCGGATATTCTGCAAAAGCTTCTGTCCAAATCTGTTGGCAAGAGCTTCAATTCCGTCACCGTCGACAGTGATACATCCACATCAGACACATTGCTGCTTTTCGCGACCGGATCTGCCGCTGAACGCGGCGCGGCGCCGGTGACGAAGGAAAAAGACAAACGTCTGAAAGCCTTCAGCAAGGCGCTGGACCGCGTTCTGAAGAACCTCGCTCTGCAAGTCGTGCGTGACGGTGAGGGTGCCCGCAAGATGCTTGAGATTACCGTAACAGGCGCAACGTCGTCGCGTTCAGCCAAGCGCATTGCGCTATCAATTGCCAATTCACCGCTGGTGAAGACTGCTGCTGCGGGCGAAGACGCCAATTGGGGCCGTATTGTCATGGCTGTCGGCAAGGCGGGAGAGCCTGCGGACCGTGATCGTCTTGCCATCTGGTTCGGTGACATTCGCGTTGCGCGGCACGGCGAGCGCGATCCGGATTATTCGGAAGCAGCAACATCCGATTACATGAAGAACGAGGATATCGCCGTCAAGGTCGATATCGGGCTCGGCAAGGGCAAGGCCACGGTCTGGACCTGTGACCTGACCAAGGAATATGTAGCGATCAACGGCGATTATCGCAGCTGA
- a CDS encoding peptidylprolyl isomerase, whose protein sequence is MNQLRKTLSFMTVAVLLSGVSSVAMAQDAGKTEAPKAEAPKADAVKVDPKKVLATINGDKITSGDVDQISQDLDPQFARLPDDQRRLAALNAIIDIKALSAKAEAAKLDATPEFKARMQFLKDRALHNDFFKQQVVDKITDADVRARYDKEMAAMPPQNEVRARHILVKTKEEAEEIIKQLDGGASFEDVAKAKSTDGSAAQGGDLGYFSAGQMVPEFEKAAMALDVGKYTKEPVQTQFGFHVIKLEDKRVQQPPAFDQVKDQVKSILIRERYIDLVKKERADLKIQYTDPETEKAINAATQSQDQ, encoded by the coding sequence ATGAACCAATTGCGTAAAACCCTTTCATTCATGACTGTTGCTGTATTGTTATCAGGTGTTTCCTCAGTGGCCATGGCCCAGGACGCCGGAAAAACGGAAGCTCCAAAGGCGGAAGCCCCTAAGGCAGATGCCGTCAAGGTCGACCCCAAGAAGGTCCTTGCGACCATCAATGGCGACAAAATCACCTCCGGTGATGTTGACCAGATTTCTCAGGACCTTGATCCACAATTTGCCCGTCTGCCTGATGACCAGCGTCGTTTGGCCGCTCTGAATGCAATCATCGACATCAAGGCACTTTCTGCCAAGGCAGAAGCTGCAAAGCTTGATGCCACACCGGAATTCAAGGCGCGTATGCAGTTCCTGAAGGATCGTGCCCTGCATAATGATTTCTTCAAGCAGCAGGTTGTCGACAAGATCACCGATGCTGATGTGCGTGCCCGTTATGACAAGGAAATGGCAGCGATGCCGCCGCAGAACGAAGTTCGCGCCCGTCATATTCTGGTAAAGACAAAGGAAGAAGCTGAAGAGATCATCAAGCAGCTTGATGGCGGCGCATCCTTCGAAGACGTTGCTAAGGCAAAGTCGACCGACGGTTCGGCAGCGCAGGGCGGCGATCTCGGCTACTTCTCCGCTGGCCAGATGGTTCCTGAATTCGAAAAGGCAGCAATGGCTCTCGACGTCGGCAAATACACCAAAGAACCAGTGCAGACGCAGTTCGGCTTCCACGTCATCAAGCTGGAAGACAAGCGCGTGCAGCAGCCACCGGCATTCGATCAGGTCAAGGATCAGGTCAAGTCGATCCTCATCCGCGAGCGTTATATTGATCTGGTCAAGAAAGAACGCGCCGACCTGAAGATTCAGTACACTGATCCGGAAACGGAAAAGGCGATCAACGCCGCAACCCAATCGCAGGATCAGTAA